The Mycoplasmopsis equigenitalium genome contains a region encoding:
- a CDS encoding GmrSD restriction endonuclease domain-containing protein, producing the protein MSETIKEIKNKQINSSISVKDILTIINEMRRGDIYIPTYQRSYIYNNKKSSCLIESVLLGIPLPAIYLIFDENYKKEVIDGQQRLRSLERFLNNEFMLTGLEELITLNKKYYKDLDETTQRLLESYKLTICEFDHKSNEKKYDIFERINKGAIPLNGQEIRNCIYHGKFNDALKKWVKDNNNGLKELFSNRDNLRMKYEQTLLWIFSLNKTNHWDYKGSVQKHINGYMEKVYKLEDDIEIKKLLKTFKSTMDIFKEYIGYHVFCKNKRFSETLFDALFLPIFQYIYNESNGRQKIQNVMSLIKTAIYKIINDANFIQHTEGSSGNASKVYNRIEIFHHELMNCLVSASKREFNYSLQEKNELARKNNNICSVCGEEIISIEEAQIDHITPYTKGGKTNLENAQILHKYCNLKKSNK; encoded by the coding sequence ATGTCAGAAACTATAAAAGAAATTAAAAATAAACAAATTAATAGTTCGATTTCTGTAAAAGATATATTAACAATTATCAACGAGATGCGAAGAGGTGACATTTATATTCCAACTTATCAAAGAAGTTACATTTATAATAATAAAAAATCCTCTTGTTTAATTGAGTCGGTTTTACTAGGAATTCCATTGCCTGCCATTTATTTAATTTTTGATGAAAATTACAAAAAAGAAGTAATCGATGGACAACAAAGATTAAGGTCTTTAGAAAGATTTTTAAATAATGAATTTATGCTTACAGGACTGGAAGAATTAATAACATTAAATAAAAAATATTATAAAGACTTAGACGAAACTACACAACGACTTTTAGAAAGTTACAAACTAACGATATGCGAATTTGACCATAAAAGTAATGAGAAAAAATACGATATTTTTGAACGAATTAATAAAGGTGCAATTCCTTTAAATGGTCAAGAAATTAGAAATTGCATTTACCACGGTAAATTCAATGACGCACTTAAAAAGTGAGTCAAAGACAATAACAATGGTTTAAAGGAATTGTTTAGTAATCGTGATAATTTGAGGATGAAGTATGAACAAACATTGTTATGGATTTTCTCATTAAATAAAACAAATCACTGAGACTACAAAGGTAGTGTCCAAAAACATATAAATGGATACATGGAAAAAGTTTATAAATTGGAAGATGACATTGAAATTAAAAAATTATTAAAAACATTCAAATCAACTATGGATATTTTTAAAGAATATATTGGTTATCATGTTTTTTGTAAAAATAAACGGTTTTCAGAGACGCTTTTTGATGCTTTATTTTTGCCAATTTTTCAATATATTTACAACGAATCAAATGGTAGGCAAAAAATTCAAAATGTCATGTCGTTGATAAAAACGGCAATTTATAAAATAATAAATGATGCAAATTTTATCCAACATACCGAAGGAAGTTCGGGTAATGCAAGTAAAGTTTATAATCGAATTGAAATTTTTCATCATGAATTGATGAATTGTTTGGTAAGTGCTAGCAAGAGAGAGTTTAATTATTCATTACAGGAAAAAAACGAATTAGCAAGAAAAAATAATAATATTTGCAGCGTGTGCGGCGAAGAAATAATTTCAATTGAAGAAGCGCAAATCGATCATATTACACCATATACGAAAGGTGGAAAAACAAATTTGGAAAATGCTCAAATTTTGCATAAGTATTGCAATTTAAAGAAATCTAACAAATAA
- a CDS encoding zinc ribbon domain-containing protein produces MFSLNKKNICKKCKVENEKDAKFCKNCGLNFKEAVIICVKCKATNDLKAKHCSQCGTQIQINQKTSWTSVLAAVLIILGIWISFAMVYGFKLMLDKNNLALGLPLFALPMIYLVWSLVFLVKFLLSLKRSNLYPSKAWVITFITTTVLILVITIILFALSTINNDVFI; encoded by the coding sequence ATGTTTAGTTTAAATAAGAAGAATATTTGTAAAAAATGTAAAGTTGAAAACGAAAAAGACGCTAAATTTTGTAAAAATTGCGGCTTGAATTTTAAAGAAGCAGTCATTATATGCGTAAAATGCAAAGCAACAAATGATTTAAAAGCCAAACATTGTAGTCAATGTGGCACACAAATACAAATAAATCAAAAAACATCATGAACATCAGTTTTAGCAGCAGTTTTAATAATTTTAGGTATTTGAATTTCATTTGCAATGGTTTACGGTTTCAAACTTATGCTTGATAAAAACAATTTAGCATTAGGGTTACCTCTTTTTGCATTGCCGATGATTTATTTAGTATGATCTTTAGTTTTTCTTGTCAAGTTTTTATTATCACTCAAACGCAGCAATTTATATCCAAGTAAAGCATGAGTTATCACATTTATTACAACAACAGTTTTAATTCTCGTAATTACCATTATATTGTTTGCTTTGTCGACAATAAATAATGACGTATTTATTTAA
- the rpsP gene encoding 30S ribosomal protein S16 — MVKLRLTRGGKRFSAFYRLVAVDARQARDGQFIENLGTYDPHKKDLFVKEDRIVDWLAKGAQPTQTFKNLLKSKKLWEKLQATKNTKPKAEKAEQPAKVAKAKPKAEKAAKPATKASAKPKTEKAAKPAAKKTTSTTAKKPAVKKAEKPAKK, encoded by the coding sequence ATGGTTAAATTAAGATTAACTCGTGGTGGTAAGCGTTTTAGCGCGTTCTACAGACTTGTAGCCGTAGACGCTCGTCAAGCCCGTGATGGTCAATTTATCGAGAATCTTGGAACATATGATCCCCATAAAAAAGATTTATTTGTTAAAGAAGATCGAATTGTTGACTGATTAGCAAAAGGTGCTCAACCAACACAAACATTTAAAAATTTACTTAAAAGTAAAAAACTTTGAGAAAAATTACAAGCAACCAAAAATACTAAACCTAAAGCTGAGAAAGCTGAACAACCTGCTAAAGTAGCAAAAGCAAAACCTAAAGCTGAAAAAGCAGCTAAACCAGCTACTAAAGCAAGCGCAAAACCTAAAACTGAAAAAGCTGCTAAGCCAGCAGCAAAAAAGACAACTTCAACAACAGCTAAAAAACCAGCAGTTAAAAAAGCTGAAAAACCTGCTAAAAAATAA
- the trmD gene encoding tRNA (guanosine(37)-N1)-methyltransferase TrmD yields MKINFLTLFPKYYDAFINESIISKAVEKRLIEFNVVDWRQFSNNKQNSVDDTVYGGGAGMLLMVEPIDKALATVKGHKILISPQGKPYTQKDAHRLANLKEITFIAGRYEGFDERVNELVDEVISIGDYILTNGDIAAVVLADSIIRLVPNVIRDDSHKNDSFENEGYLDYPQYTKPREYKGMKVPEVLLNGNHKEIENWRRQQQIEKTKKIRPDIFERIKNEK; encoded by the coding sequence ATGAAAATCAATTTTTTAACACTTTTTCCCAAATACTATGATGCTTTTATTAATGAGTCAATTATTAGTAAAGCGGTTGAAAAAAGGTTAATTGAATTTAATGTTGTTGATTGAAGACAATTTTCTAATAACAAACAAAATAGTGTGGATGATACTGTTTATGGCGGCGGTGCCGGAATGTTGTTAATGGTCGAACCCATTGACAAGGCGTTAGCCACTGTTAAAGGACATAAAATTTTAATTTCACCACAAGGCAAACCTTACACGCAAAAAGATGCTCATCGTCTTGCTAATTTAAAAGAAATTACTTTTATTGCTGGTAGATATGAGGGGTTTGATGAACGTGTAAACGAACTTGTTGACGAAGTGATATCGATTGGTGATTATATTTTAACTAATGGTGATATCGCAGCAGTTGTTTTGGCAGATAGCATCATTCGCTTAGTTCCTAATGTCATTCGAGATGATTCGCATAAAAATGATTCATTTGAAAACGAAGGGTATTTAGATTATCCACAGTATACAAAACCACGCGAATATAAGGGAATGAAAGTTCCTGAAGTATTGTTGAATGGTAATCATAAAGAAATTGAAAATTGAAGAAGACAACAACAGATTGAAAAAACCAAAAAGATTCGTCCAGATATCTTTGAAAGGATCAAAAATGAGAAATAA
- the rplS gene encoding 50S ribosomal protein L19 codes for MRNKLLEAVEVSQLRNDLPDFTTGDNVKVHMRIKEGEKERIQIFEGLVINKKESGTREHFTVRKISEGGVGVERTFPLHSPLISKIEITRKNKVRRKRLWFMRDRAGKKARLKEIRRK; via the coding sequence ATGAGAAATAAATTATTAGAAGCAGTTGAAGTAAGTCAGTTAAGAAATGATCTCCCAGATTTTACTACGGGTGACAATGTTAAAGTTCACATGCGGATTAAAGAAGGGGAAAAAGAAAGAATCCAAATTTTTGAAGGTTTAGTAATTAATAAAAAAGAATCAGGAACACGTGAACATTTTACTGTTCGTAAAATTTCTGAAGGCGGCGTTGGTGTAGAAAGAACTTTTCCGCTTCACTCACCATTAATTTCAAAGATTGAAATTACCAGAAAGAATAAAGTACGTCGTAAAAGATTATGATTTATGCGTGACCGTGCTGGTAAAAAAGCTCGTCTTAAAGAAATTAGAAGAAAATAA
- a CDS encoding Dam family site-specific DNA-(adenine-N6)-methyltransferase, with protein MNEQKILIDLGNDIRNLRKEAGISQEGLAKKAGIERTQLTSIENGQIMGVQFLTIQKIYNSLGLKLKGVLDKLLVLHPFVKWDGGKTQLLNEIVKRLPKKYDTYFEPFVGGGALLFKLQPEKFVINDINKELMVTFECFKNKKTLNNLINTLKEHEKNHSEDYFLQIRKMDQESDFLNLPKHIIAARFIYLNKSCFNGMYRVNSKGFFNVPSGKKKKVNAFEHQNFANLATYFNTSKGIICCKNYEESLETVKQGDFVYFDPPYDILKNKNSFGKEGQIQLAKVFKEMDKKVFM; from the coding sequence ATGAATGAACAAAAAATTTTAATTGATCTTGGTAACGATATAAGAAATTTACGGAAAGAAGCAGGAATTTCCCAAGAAGGCTTAGCTAAAAAGGCGGGTATTGAACGCACACAATTAACGAGTATTGAAAACGGACAGATTATGGGTGTGCAGTTTTTAACGATTCAAAAAATATATAACAGTTTAGGACTTAAACTAAAAGGTGTACTCGATAAGCTGCTTGTTCTACACCCCTTTGTTAAATGAGATGGTGGTAAGACACAGCTGCTAAACGAGATTGTTAAGCGATTACCTAAGAAATATGATACATACTTTGAACCATTTGTAGGAGGTGGTGCATTACTTTTTAAATTACAGCCAGAAAAGTTTGTAATTAATGATATTAATAAAGAATTAATGGTGACATTCGAGTGTTTTAAGAATAAAAAAACATTGAATAATTTAATTAATACATTGAAAGAACATGAGAAAAATCATAGCGAAGATTATTTTCTGCAAATAAGAAAAATGGATCAAGAATCTGATTTTCTTAATTTACCTAAACATATAATAGCGGCTCGTTTTATTTATTTAAATAAATCGTGTTTTAATGGAATGTATCGTGTAAACTCAAAAGGTTTTTTCAATGTTCCGAGCGGTAAGAAGAAAAAGGTTAATGCCTTTGAGCATCAAAATTTCGCAAATTTAGCAACGTATTTTAACACTTCGAAAGGTATTATTTGTTGCAAAAACTATGAAGAAAGTCTAGAAACCGTAAAACAAGGAGATTTTGTTTACTTCGATCCACCATACGATATATTAAAAAATAAAAATTCTTTTGGTAAAGAAGGACAAATACAATTAGCTAAAGTATTTAAAGAAATGGATAAAAAAGTGTTTATGTAA
- a CDS encoding PTS sugar transporter subunit IIA produces MWFIKQNLSVMSPCEGEVQELKVLDDGVFSEKLLGDGVAVKPKGDVVNIYAPCDGNLETVFETAHAYGIATKNTKILIHIGIDTVNLKGKGLKSFVKQGDSVKQGDLLASVDIKAISTLVPSTDVIVLVLPESNKKTIIDLKLGQAKTGDLMFKVK; encoded by the coding sequence ATGTGATTTATTAAGCAAAATTTATCAGTTATGTCACCTTGTGAAGGTGAAGTACAAGAATTAAAGGTGTTAGACGACGGAGTTTTTAGCGAAAAACTTTTAGGTGATGGTGTTGCAGTAAAACCAAAAGGTGATGTGGTTAATATTTACGCACCTTGTGATGGTAATTTAGAAACTGTTTTTGAAACAGCTCATGCATATGGGATTGCGACTAAAAACACTAAAATTTTAATTCATATTGGAATTGACACAGTTAATTTAAAAGGTAAAGGATTAAAGAGTTTTGTTAAACAAGGAGATAGTGTTAAACAAGGAGATCTTTTAGCAAGCGTAGATATCAAAGCAATTTCTACTTTAGTTCCAAGTACCGATGTTATTGTTCTTGTTTTACCTGAATCAAATAAGAAAACAATTATTGATTTAAAATTAGGTCAAGCAAAAACTGGCGACTTAATGTTTAAGGTTAAATAA
- a CDS encoding copper homeostasis protein CutC, whose product MAVLEIISKDLKDIKILSQFNSIRTEFCSSMEHGGYTPSLSDIEELKKYSIDVALMVRFSEPFENEYSTEIVEKTLKIIQKVQNNNSISRYVCGYLKNNQIDKKLIQDLSKFKKLKFTFHRAFEQIMDKEKALEILSKSNFDTVLTSFDFYNKEELEKYKKWSKKYGISFLLGGGVKVDDIPYLLKQGFDHIHLGRAVRINNSWDEAIDENKLREVIKIMGLE is encoded by the coding sequence ATGGCTGTTTTAGAAATCATTTCTAAAGACTTAAAAGACATTAAAATCTTAAGTCAATTTAATTCAATTAGAACCGAGTTTTGTAGCAGTATGGAACACGGTGGTTATACACCAAGTTTAAGTGATATTGAAGAACTAAAAAAATATAGTATTGATGTTGCCTTAATGGTGCGTTTTAGTGAACCCTTTGAAAACGAATATTCAACAGAAATCGTTGAAAAAACATTGAAAATCATTCAAAAAGTGCAAAATAATAATAGCATTTCTAGATATGTTTGTGGGTATTTAAAAAACAATCAAATTGATAAAAAATTAATTCAAGATTTAAGTAAATTTAAAAAGTTAAAATTTACTTTTCATCGCGCTTTTGAACAAATTATGGACAAAGAAAAAGCACTTGAAATATTAAGTAAATCCAACTTTGATACTGTACTCACTTCTTTTGATTTTTATAACAAAGAAGAATTAGAAAAATATAAGAAATGAAGTAAAAAATATGGCATCTCATTTTTACTTGGTGGCGGAGTTAAAGTAGACGATATTCCCTACTTATTAAAGCAAGGTTTTGATCATATTCACTTAGGCCGAGCAGTTAGAATTAATAATTCTTGAGACGAGGCTATTGATGAAAATAAATTAAGAGAAGTAATTAAGATTATGGGATTGGAGTAA
- a CDS encoding amidohydrolase family protein, producing the protein MIYKNVLIATHKEEYLGYVEVDDKSGKILSIKKGKTAKEGIDCSNKILMPAFIDTHTHGGYGLDFTCVDDEDFEKKWSVYEKELVKEGVAGVFGASVTVSFDKLKILTNVYEQIINKYPDTLLGWYMEGPFISIAKKGAHDPLLIKPATDEILNWIKEHYSHHLSIVIAPEENDSELLKKYQNVFEFSVGHSNAYNLSSDGTINLFSRVTHLYNACSGFNHRDDSIVNTILTHKPLPNDFSVEIIADGMHTSNKVLEHTWKNIDLNNLTIVSDSLPQKGLPNGYYILGSLENEKRGDLFYLKGTNTISGSGKPYNRIVDNFKQATKATWSQIVHYTSYNVAKKYNLLNKYGSLRVNVKANFIVFDEHVNIETFYKNGKLVYQK; encoded by the coding sequence ATGATTTACAAAAATGTGTTAATTGCTACGCACAAAGAAGAATATTTAGGTTATGTAGAAGTAGATGATAAAAGCGGGAAAATCTTATCTATTAAAAAAGGCAAAACAGCAAAAGAAGGTATTGATTGTAGTAACAAAATTCTTATGCCGGCTTTTATTGATACACACACTCATGGTGGATATGGGTTAGATTTTACTTGTGTAGATGACGAAGATTTTGAAAAAAAATGATCAGTTTATGAGAAAGAGCTTGTGAAGGAAGGTGTGGCAGGTGTTTTTGGAGCCAGTGTTACAGTTTCGTTTGATAAACTTAAAATACTAACAAATGTTTATGAACAAATAATCAATAAGTATCCTGATACATTGCTTGGTTGATATATGGAGGGACCTTTTATTTCAATTGCAAAAAAGGGGGCACACGATCCATTATTAATCAAGCCCGCAACTGATGAAATTTTAAATTGAATTAAAGAACATTATTCACATCATTTATCAATTGTTATTGCGCCCGAAGAAAATGATTCAGAGTTATTAAAGAAATACCAAAATGTTTTTGAGTTTAGTGTTGGTCACTCTAATGCATATAACTTATCAAGTGACGGTACTATTAATCTATTTTCTCGTGTTACACACTTATACAATGCTTGTTCAGGATTCAATCATCGTGATGACTCGATAGTAAACACGATTTTAACACATAAACCATTACCAAATGATTTTAGTGTTGAAATCATTGCTGATGGAATGCACACAAGCAATAAAGTTTTAGAACATACTTGAAAAAATATTGATTTAAACAACCTTACCATTGTTTCTGATTCATTACCACAAAAAGGGTTGCCAAATGGATATTATATTTTGGGTAGCCTAGAAAACGAAAAACGCGGAGATCTTTTTTACTTAAAAGGAACCAATACCATTTCTGGTAGCGGTAAGCCATATAATCGAATTGTTGATAATTTTAAACAAGCAACAAAAGCTACTTGAAGTCAAATCGTTCACTACACATCTTATAATGTTGCTAAAAAATATAATCTCTTAAATAAATATGGTTCATTACGAGTGAATGTTAAAGCAAATTTTATTGTGTTTGATGAACACGTAAACATCGAAACCTTTTATAAAAACGGAAAACTTGTGTACCAAAAATAA
- a CDS encoding putative immunoglobulin-blocking virulence protein: MFFKRRKNKILLISILSSVSVSTVLGSVVFFSNSHSGLGRSFISNNVTDANLIPNDNLDLPNTTNSIRDNNIKVIPEPKPITPEVKPAPPVVTPAQPTPKPTPDSPKPVPQPTPAPTPTPGRIWTKVMINGVEVEAEVTPQPDRIVSEADKARGIANVNPYMNQTVGELHKIKVTEELKKKTIDNALNDGNKKGLFNDFRLATITDQIVDDNNLDAAEEMTNYTDNSKLNWQKILDRFKKLLDSPNVVKFLKPKAQSEYPNKKFKSETQRYIWLIHNLDQSKFTQMSEGAAAYLEKGLTIDPNNAYINENGEIDAWAFTPPNEYNKVTSRLERDNSERRVFGYKSHEIRSSDVVLKGTYPGWTKKDVTNNPEYQKYNVGKNDGITISELTRNEPKDNELNKGIVIEIDAANSSGYAKMKSFIEAPKKDGVAVTSYRIKNMGAKDSGQKFKDILSALPNELPQLELFFSASATNTSSLIALENKHIKELALYTLGNSLLDTWSYNPWALKNVEWINTIDYNVSFEYPKNVPIATRITFNTLAFDASDHPNENDFERINNGLRMVYYTRNNEPFFQGGMGGGLKPDSDEGNNSYPTGLDFSRVPNIKSLRGLVFHDIEKPNNKPRKIKRLTLFNNQDYYEITANELSKAGFENLALGEMEKPKIFFSNGAQTTRIRIKGTNTLDSAAIVNLGRFFEFNEMLKSSKTIEVDENANELANQLRSIGYNVEIANDIEFI, translated from the coding sequence ATGTTTTTTAAGAGAAGAAAAAATAAAATCTTACTTATATCAATTTTGTCAAGCGTTTCTGTATCGACAGTTTTAGGAAGTGTCGTTTTCTTTTCTAATTCTCATTCAGGTTTAGGACGAAGTTTTATTTCAAACAATGTCACTGATGCTAATTTAATTCCAAACGATAATTTAGATTTACCAAACACAACTAACTCAATTCGTGACAACAATATTAAGGTTATACCTGAACCTAAACCTATTACTCCTGAAGTTAAACCTGCTCCTCCAGTTGTAACACCAGCTCAGCCTACTCCTAAACCAACTCCCGATTCCCCTAAACCAGTTCCTCAACCTACGCCTGCTCCTACACCCACTCCTGGCCGTATTTGAACCAAAGTAATGATTAATGGTGTAGAGGTTGAAGCGGAGGTAACGCCACAACCTGATCGAATTGTTTCAGAGGCTGACAAGGCGCGAGGTATTGCTAATGTAAATCCATATATGAATCAGACTGTTGGTGAACTTCATAAAATTAAAGTTACTGAAGAGCTCAAAAAGAAAACAATTGATAACGCTTTAAATGACGGAAATAAAAAAGGGTTATTTAATGATTTTAGATTAGCGACAATTACTGATCAAATTGTTGACGATAATAATTTAGATGCTGCTGAAGAAATGACAAATTATACTGATAACTCAAAATTAAATTGACAAAAGATTTTAGACCGTTTTAAAAAACTTTTAGATTCACCTAATGTTGTGAAGTTCTTAAAACCTAAAGCACAAAGCGAATATCCTAACAAAAAATTTAAATCAGAAACACAAAGATATATTTGATTAATACATAATTTAGACCAAAGCAAATTTACCCAAATGTCAGAGGGTGCCGCAGCATATTTAGAAAAAGGATTAACAATCGATCCAAATAATGCTTATATTAATGAAAATGGTGAAATTGATGCTTGAGCATTTACTCCACCTAATGAATACAATAAAGTAACCAGTCGTTTGGAAAGAGATAATTCTGAACGAAGAGTTTTTGGATACAAATCACATGAAATAAGATCATCTGATGTAGTTTTAAAAGGGACATACCCAGGTTGAACAAAAAAAGATGTAACTAATAATCCTGAATATCAAAAATATAATGTTGGTAAAAATGACGGCATAACCATCAGTGAGTTAACAAGAAATGAGCCAAAAGATAACGAGCTCAATAAAGGAATTGTTATTGAGATCGATGCTGCAAATTCATCGGGTTATGCAAAAATGAAATCATTTATTGAGGCTCCTAAAAAAGATGGTGTAGCCGTTACTTCTTACCGCATTAAAAATATGGGTGCAAAAGATAGTGGTCAAAAATTTAAAGATATTTTAAGTGCCTTACCAAACGAATTGCCACAACTTGAGTTATTTTTCTCTGCTTCGGCAACGAATACATCAAGCCTGATAGCGCTAGAAAACAAACATATTAAAGAGTTGGCGCTATACACTTTGGGAAATTCGCTATTAGATACATGATCTTATAACCCATGAGCGTTAAAAAATGTTGAATGAATTAATACGATTGATTACAATGTGAGTTTTGAATATCCTAAAAATGTTCCAATTGCTACAAGAATTACCTTTAATACACTTGCATTTGATGCAAGCGATCATCCAAATGAAAACGACTTTGAAAGAATTAATAATGGTCTAAGAATGGTATATTACACAAGAAATAATGAGCCATTCTTCCAAGGTGGAATGGGTGGAGGTCTAAAACCAGATTCGGATGAAGGAAATAACAGTTATCCTACCGGGCTTGATTTTAGTCGGGTGCCTAATATTAAATCATTAAGAGGACTTGTGTTCCATGATATTGAAAAACCAAACAATAAACCTAGAAAAATTAAAAGATTAACATTATTTAATAATCAAGATTACTACGAAATTACTGCTAATGAATTAAGTAAAGCAGGATTTGAAAATCTAGCTCTAGGTGAAATGGAGAAACCAAAGATTTTCTTTAGTAACGGAGCTCAAACAACTAGAATCAGAATTAAAGGAACGAACACCCTTGATTCGGCGGCAATTGTGAACTTAGGTCGTTTCTTTGAATTTAATGAAATGTTAAAATCATCTAAAACAATTGAAGTGGATGAAAATGCTAATGAATTAGCAAATCAATTAAGAAGCATTGGTTACAATGTTGAAATTGCAAATGATATTGAATTTATATAA